One part of the Sulfolobus tengchongensis genome encodes these proteins:
- a CDS encoding helix-turn-helix domain-containing protein encodes MFKTPFEATILVEDHPCEVMKIISLTGLKANVENVKLGDSTTDHIVLFENEIKKEDIVKLKSNSIKVLRLNDNKVWVRTNGCAVCRVLYNSDVVVEKIKVVKERTLLYTLLVPNTSSLKEFLAKLSSQGIKVTVLDTSEIPSNELTERQMEILKLAYKLGYFNDERGISLTELAEKLGISTPTLEEILRRALRKVVKYYLDKIG; translated from the coding sequence ATGTTTAAGACACCATTTGAAGCGACAATTTTAGTAGAGGACCATCCATGTGAAGTAATGAAAATAATATCGTTGACCGGTCTTAAGGCTAATGTCGAAAATGTTAAATTAGGAGATAGTACTACTGATCATATAGTATTATTTGAGAATGAGATAAAAAAGGAAGATATAGTGAAGCTTAAATCAAACAGTATTAAAGTATTAAGACTTAATGACAATAAAGTTTGGGTTAGGACTAATGGATGCGCTGTCTGTAGAGTTCTCTATAATTCAGATGTAGTTGTAGAGAAAATAAAAGTTGTTAAAGAGAGGACTCTACTTTATACTCTTTTAGTTCCTAACACTTCTTCATTGAAGGAATTTCTAGCTAAGCTTTCAAGCCAGGGTATTAAGGTAACAGTATTAGATACATCAGAGATACCTAGCAACGAGCTGACTGAAAGACAAATGGAAATACTGAAACTGGCTTATAAGTTGGGCTACTTTAATGACGAGAGAGGGATATCTTTAACTGAATTAGCCGAAAAATTAGGCATTTCAACACCAACGCTAGAGGAGATATTACGTAGGGCACTAAGAAAAGTTGTCAAATATTATTTGGATAAAATAGGATAA
- a CDS encoding DUF488 domain-containing protein: protein MIKVKRVYEPIERDDGIRVLVDRLWPRGIRKDQIDLWLRDLAPSEELRKWYNHDESKWEEFKRKYFEELSKNPKIDVLLQLIKKGGNITLLYASKSPYNNAVALKEFIEKILKVQ, encoded by the coding sequence ATGATAAAAGTAAAAAGAGTTTATGAACCTATAGAAAGAGATGATGGAATAAGAGTTCTAGTGGATAGGTTATGGCCTAGAGGTATTAGAAAGGATCAGATAGATTTATGGCTTAGGGACTTAGCTCCAAGTGAGGAATTACGAAAGTGGTACAATCATGATGAAAGTAAATGGGAGGAATTTAAACGAAAATATTTTGAAGAACTTAGTAAGAACCCAAAGATAGATGTGCTATTACAACTAATTAAAAAAGGTGGTAACATAACCCTGCTTTACGCTTCTAAATCTCCATATAATAATGCAGTCGCTTTAAAGGAGTTTATAGAAAAGATATTAAAAGTTCAGTAA
- a CDS encoding C2H2-type zinc finger protein, with product MQKRVLLKCEICSQVFSSNSLYYQHKVLQHSDYKPLVREDGYECPICHEKRKRVESLLTHIGLHHLSNKPIRVEA from the coding sequence ATGCAAAAACGTGTATTATTAAAATGTGAAATCTGCAGTCAAGTATTTTCTAGTAATTCACTATATTATCAGCATAAGGTCCTTCAGCACTCTGATTATAAGCCATTAGTAAGAGAGGATGGTTACGAATGTCCTATCTGTCATGAAAAGAGAAAAAGAGTAGAAAGCTTACTTACTCACATTGGACTGCATCACTTATCTAATAAACCTATAAGGGTAGAAGCATAG